A genome region from Eurosta solidaginis isolate ZX-2024a chromosome 2, ASM4086904v1, whole genome shotgun sequence includes the following:
- the LOC137242622 gene encoding uncharacterized protein encodes MNDRADTKAKLLNNLSLSKHLSSKQGASRTTSCGNRLEFALLTLRQNVP; translated from the exons ATGAATGACCGCGCAGATACGAAAGCCAAACTACTTAACAATTTAAG TCTCTCTAAACATTTATCATCCAAACAAGGAGCATCGCGCACAACCAGTTGCGGTAATCGTCTAGAATTTGCCTTACTTACGCTACGCCAGAACGTTCCTTGA